The following DNA comes from Halobacillus litoralis.
CAATACATAACCGATATACGTCAGCACCCCATCCACCGCTGCAATAGTCACTTGACCGACGATGTAGGAGGATACCATATAATCCAGATCCTGCAACAGCTTTTCGCCTCTAGGCTTATGCTTACTAGGTAAGGCCCGTTTCAAGAAAGGGATCAACTTATGGCCATCTTTCAGGAGGAAAAATAAAACAAAGGGGACGATGACCAAAACCGTCGTAGCCCCGGCGATCGTAGAAAATACTTCTGTCATATGTTCACCGATTTTCGTAGTGAGGTTCCCGAAGTATTCCGTCAATCGTTGCCGGATAGATACCCCGGAAACTACCCCCATATCGTTTTCCTCGATTTTTTTACTCGCTTCTTCAGCCGTTTGTTTTAATTTATCAGGGAGTTGAGAAATATTGCTTACTTGCTTTTGAATTGTTCCTGCCAACAGCCGGAATGCACCGTAAAGAATCCCCCCTATAGCCGCATATACTGCTAAAATCGCAACAGGCAAAGGAACCACCTTAGCGATCCAATGAACAACAGGCCTTAATATATAGAAAAGAAATCCCGCGATCAAAAATGGATAGAACAGCGTACCAGTAATCGTTTTAACCGGTTGCAGCAGTTCCAATTTTTCCAGGAAATAATATAGAATCAAGATGAGGATTGCCGCTGTTATGTATTTGAAGAATGAGTGTTTGATCCACATTTAATTTCACCACCTATACCCCATTCATTCACTTTTTCACCAAGGATTAAACCGGAATAACAAAAGCCACCAGTCCTATCCGGCCACGACACACTTATTTAATCCAGCGAAGGGGTTTAATTACTACAATGGAGAGGATGCAGTTGGAGGCACAGGTTATTGACAAACCGTTTCCCAGACAGAAAAATCTGCGGTTCGATAATTATGTCGTACTGCATAACGGAGTGCATGTTATTCTCTACTTTCTGCCACACCAAAATGTGAAACGAGATTCTTCTTTTCCTTATTCAACCTCAACCACGCAAAATTATAACCGCCAACGAAATGTCATCCAATGGAGCTGTCATTCTCAAGCTCGCTACTTTTCCGGCCCCTTTTTCCAAAAAACCAACTCCCTTATTTCTCTATATACTCTAACATATAGTCAGAAAATAACAGTATACAAGCAATGGAACAAGACCAGCTTTATGTAAGGAATTATGACATGTTAAAACATTTATGTTAGATTTCCTTACATAAATGGTGACATTATGCTTCAATTCCATTATTCTATAGTCAATACATCAAATAGGAGGTAAACACCAGTCGTGCTATTCACCGAATTCACAACAATAAAACGGGAGTGAAATACCATGAAAAACCACTTAAGAATCGCTGTAGAAAGTATGAAAGAACATTATATTAAAAAACTCATCGATTCAGGAATGTATCACCATTCCGACAAGGCGCTCCACTCCCTTACATTGACTGAATTAGAGACCTTAGTTGAACGGATTCACCGCCCTTAAGACTCAAGTATCTTTAAGGAGGAGAAGTGATGTCATCATATAAGAACAAAAAGGTTATCTCTATAGGAACCGTCAACGAATTAACCGGTTTGTCCCTCAGACAGATCCGCTATTACGAAGAAAGACAATTGATTTATCCAGAGAGGACGAAAAGAGGAACACGGAAGTATTCATTTTCCGATGTGGAAATGCTTATGCAAATTGCAGATAAACGGGAAGAAGGCGTCCAGACGTATGAAATAAGGAAAGATCTTTTAGGATCTAACAAAGGAAAAGTAATGGAAAGAATGTTGCGCGGTCAATTGAACGCCCACTTCAAATTGAATAAATAAATTCTGTATCGGTTCAGGCAGCCCTCAGGCACCCCTAGGTCTAGGGCTTTTTTTATATCTCCTATTCCCTGCCATAACACAATCATCAGGACCAATCGGAAATTCGGAAGTACTTGGTAGGTGTCCGCTAAATACTTTTAATTAATATATCTTGACTTCGAAATAAATAGAGAGTATTATATTATTTAGAATCCAAAATAAATATATACAGGGGGAGTTTTTTTTATGACTAAATTAGTATTAGACCAAGTTCACAGCAGTCTTAATTTTCAAATCAAACACATGATGGTTTCCAAGGCAAAAGGTGAATTTCAGGAGTTTGATGTTCAGTTCGCCGGCGACATAAATGACCTTACTTCTGCCCAGGTTACAGTATCCATCCCAGTCACTTCTATCAATACAAGGAACGAACAACGCGACGGGCATCTCCGTTCAGGTGACTTTTTTGAAGCAGAGAAACACCCGCATCTCGTCTTCGAAAGTAAATCCATTAAAAAAATCTCTGACGAAGAATACGAAGTGACAGGAGATTTTACAATCAAAGGTGTAACGAACGAAGAGACTTTCACCGTCGAGTACAACGGAACTTCCAAAAGCCCGATGGACGGCAGCACAATAGCCGGTTTTGATGTCACCGGAAAAATCAACCGTGAAGCGTACGGTATGACATACAATGCAGCCATCGAAACAGGCGGTATGTTGTTAGGAAAAGATGTTAAATTCGAAGGAAACTTTGAATTCGTCGTAGAGCAGTAAAGGAAAAAATCCATCCCTTAAGAAAACAGCTGAGCTCATATTACATGAGCTCAGCTGTTTTTCTTCTGGTGGCAGATTCCCTGGTTCATATTTGGTAAACAATCAATTTCATAACGTCATGCCAATCCCACGATAAATTCACATTATTATTTTGTGGATGAAAAACGTCCAATTCCAACATAATCGGACGCTTAAATATTGAAATAAAGCGGGTGATGCAGGCTGCATCTTTCATTGAATGTGTGATGGCATTCCGGACAACCTCTCACTTCCATATACTCCTCAATCGTTAATTCATGCTGACAATTTCCACATAAAATCCCTTGTTGATTCCACTTTTCCTGAGGCCACTTTGTAGGAGGATGATCAGCATGATCCTGATGGCAATAGTAGCAGGCGTAATACTCCTGACAGCAGTGGAATTTGATCGCTATGATGTCCACTTCGGTATTGTAATGAGCACATCGGGATCGTGGGTCAACTGCTGTACCTTTGACGTGAAGATTCATAAGAACTCCCCCCATAATTTAAAGAGCTTTCACTCACATTCTTATCTATCCTATTTCCTTCCTATTAGACTCTCTTTTTAATTAAGGTTAAACGACTAAGATGAATCCACTTACATAATTTCTACTATTATAACACTTCATCCCCTTCCAAAAATAGACTCCTCAGGTCATCCAGAATCTGGATGACCTGAGGAAAACGGAGGGAAAGGAACTTAAGAAAATGGTTCATTCACCTTTGTACAAGGGGTGTAAGAGGAACAGAATGATTAACAAGAAAGTTACACTGATTACTCCGTTCCATTGAAATTGTTCCCATAAGGTGCCTACGGCTGTACTGCCGATGGCGACACCGATATAGTAACTGATTAAATAGAATCCTGACGCTCCGCTCCGGTGGTGTGTCGCAGATTTGCTTACAAGCGCTGCTGCCATTGAGTGAGCGACAAAGAACCCCATGCAGATTAAAGATAACCCGGACAGAACCAGTATCCCGGATGAGATAGACGTCAACATTACTCCGATGATCAGCAAAATGACGCCTGTAAACATAACTTTTTTCAAACCGAAAGCATCCGAGAATCTCCCGGCTATAGGCGGAGCCAAAACACCGAAGATGTAGGCAGAGTAAGTGAGCGCTATCCATTTCAAGGACCATGTGAATGGCTCTTCTTGTAAGTAGAAAGGTACATAAGTCCAGATAGCTGTAAATACAATTTGCAGCAAAACTCCCAGCAAAAACAACACGAGCATGTGGGCGTTTTTCAAGTGCACAAGCATTCCTTGCAGATCCTCCACTATACGCTGATCTGTTTCCCTGAAAAATCGCTCCTCAGGAAGCATGAACATAAATGAGAAGGTGGCAATTAAGCTGAATCCAGCAAATGACCATAGGGTGATTCTCCAGTCGAAAAAATCGGTCATATAACCACCGACAATTCGCCCTCCCATCCCTCCAAGAGCATTGCTTGAGATATACAAAGTCATGGCAAGACCTAAGTGTTTATGCGCCATTTCCTCTCCCAAATAACCCATGGCAGCAGCCGGAATCCCAGCTAGAAAGAAACCTTGTATCACTCTGAAGGTCACCATCCACTCAAAGGAAGGTGTGAAAGGAATGACAAGTAAGGACAAGGCTGTGACAATCAGGGACCCTTTCATGACAAGGGAACGTCCATAACGATCGGCAACGAAGCCTAACACGAAAAGACCCGCCACCATGGCCAGTACGCAAGCGGACATAAGAAAGCTTGCTTCTGTTGCTGAAATGTTCAGCTGACTCGTAAAAACAGGGAGCAGTGGCTGGAAAACATAAAGTGTTGAGAAAACGGATAAGGAAGCGAGCATCAATGCAATGGTTACACGCCAAAAACTCATTTCATCCGGTGTGTAGGGTGTAACGTTTTCGCAATTCGCTTCCATTATGATCATCCTTTATTTATTGATTGAACCTTTCTGGGAACGACGTTAAATCGATATCCCATACTAGAGGTAAATAAAAATAGATGGCAAGCGTAACGAGAATAACAGCGAATACATTCAGTAGAAATCCGGCTTTTGCCATGTCTGGAATTCTTAAGTAACCGGATCCGAAAACAACAGCGTTGGGCGGCGTCGCAACGGGAAGCATGAAAGCACAACTAGCTGCTACTCCTGCAGCAATCATCAGACTATATGGATGTACAGAGAGGGCGCTTGCAAGAGAGGCCATAATCGGGAACATCATAGTCGCTGTCGCTGTATTGGATGTAATCTCTGTTAAGAAAATGACAAGTGCTGCCACTATTATGACAATGAGAATCAGATTGACCCCTTCTAATATCGTAAGCTGCTTCCCTATCCATTCAGCAAGCCCAGTTTCCTGGAAGCCGGTGGCAATCGCTAATCCAGCACCAAAAAGAAGTAAAATCCCCCAGGGTAGTCCCTTGGCGGTGTCCCAGTCGAGAAGGAAATCCCCTTTTTTGTTTTTGGAAGGAATCAGAAATAAAAGCACGGCAGCAGTCATGGCAATCATCGTGTCATTAATATTTTCATTGATTTCCACTAAAATGAATGACCTTGAAATCCACGCAAGTGCAGTAATAGAGAACACAGTCATGACGATTTTTTCTTCTGAGGACATCATCCCTAAAGATTGACGTTCTTCTCTGATGACCTTACGCCCACCTGGAAGCTCTTTAATTCTCATAGGGTAGGCCATTTTCACTAGATAAAACCAGGCTATTGCTAAGAAGATAACTGCCAGAGGGACTCCGAATGCCATCCAGCCGGCAAACGTTACTTCTATGCCATATGTCTGCTCAACCACCCCTTTGAAAATCGTATTAGGAGGCGTACCAATCAATGTGGCTAAACCACCGATGGAGGCACTGTAGGCGATCCCGAGCATGACGGCCTTGCCAAAGTGGAAGTCAGAATGATCAACAGTTTCCCCCTTTTTCTTCAACTGTTCAGATGCTTGATATATGACCGCCATCCCGATCGGGACCATCATCATCGCTGTCGCAGTATTGGAAATCCACATGGAAAGCGACCCGGTGGCTACCATGAAACCGAGCACGATTTGCTCGGTACTCGTTCCTACAGAGGCAATAATGAACAATGCCATCCTTTTGTGCAGGTTCCACTTTTGCATCGCTAATGCGATCAGGAAACCGCCCATAAATAAAAAGATCGTATTATCTCCGTATGAAGAAGCGGTCGCTCCCCCTTCAAGACCTCCGGTAACAGGAAAGAGAATAAGCGGAAGCAATGAAGTAGCAGGAATGGGCACTGCTTCAGTAATCCACCAGGTAGCTATCCAAAGCGTGCTTGCTAATATCGCTACAGCACTATCAGAGAGCCCGTCCGCTTCTAAAAAAATCAGCGTTAGCACAAATAAAAGCGGCCCTAAAAGCAGTCCGATTTTTTGCCTCATGTCGAATGATGGGCCACCATTTCCCTCCTCGACGGATTGTTCTTTAGAATTCGATGGTTTGGACCTTTCCGAATCACCAGTAGCCATGAATTTCATCAGGTCTTTCGCCTGGTGATGCATATCCCAGAGACGCTGCCAAAAAGTCTTTAAAGTTGATTGATCATTCATAGGTTCACCCACACTTTCTTTGTATTGAAATAGTCGAATTTGTATGAATATTTACAAATTTTATCATAATTCATCATTCTTTGTAATAGAAACGCTTTCATATAAGAGATAAGACTTACAAGATTCCTCTATATGGAAAATAAAAACCACCTCAGGTCATCCAGAATCTGGATGACCTGAGGTGGGAGAAGATGGAAGATAGTTTACTTGTAAAGGAGGTATTGTCTTCTTACTTTTTTGAAGTCTTTAAGTTCATGTTTCCATTCTTTTTGAATTTCTTCGACAGGGGTTCCTTTTTCTATGGCTTCACGCACCCATCCGTTCCCGATCAAATAATCGAAAAAGGAAATTCCTGCACTGTTTTCAGAACGGAAAGCGAAATTTTCCGGATACAGGTCATGGATCGTTTTCACGAGATAGAGGCCTGTCTCCACAGGATTGAATTCCTTCCGATCAATAATGTGCAGTTGAACACCATGAGCCAGTTCGCCTGCATGTTTGGAAAATGAAGGAGTGAATGAAGCGGCACGGAACTTCACACCTGGCAAGTTCCGATCGTTCAATTCCGCTGCCAGTTCTGTACTATCAATAAATGGAGCACCTATCAATTCAAATGGTTTGGTCGTCCCCCGCCCTTCAGATACATTCGTACCTTCGATCAATGCTGCGCCTGGGTAAACGAACGCCGTTTCTACTGTCGGCATGTTCGGGGATGGAGCGACAAAGGACATACCTGTATCATCATAGTCCATATTCCGCTCCCAACCTTGCATTTCAACAACTGTTAAATCCGCCCCTATATCAAATTCCTTGTTGAACAACTTCGCCAGCTCTCCCACTGTCATTCCATGACGGAGAGGAATCGGGTAATTCCCAACAAAAGATTTGTATTCAGGGTCCAGGACAGGCCCTTCTACTTTCTCCCCACCAATCGGGTTCGGACGGTCCAGGACGATGAAAGGAATATCATTT
Coding sequences within:
- a CDS encoding MFS transporter — translated: MEANCENVTPYTPDEMSFWRVTIALMLASLSVFSTLYVFQPLLPVFTSQLNISATEASFLMSACVLAMVAGLFVLGFVADRYGRSLVMKGSLIVTALSLLVIPFTPSFEWMVTFRVIQGFFLAGIPAAAMGYLGEEMAHKHLGLAMTLYISSNALGGMGGRIVGGYMTDFFDWRITLWSFAGFSLIATFSFMFMLPEERFFRETDQRIVEDLQGMLVHLKNAHMLVLFLLGVLLQIVFTAIWTYVPFYLQEEPFTWSLKWIALTYSAYIFGVLAPPIAGRFSDAFGLKKVMFTGVILLIIGVMLTSISSGILVLSGLSLICMGFFVAHSMAAALVSKSATHHRSGASGFYLISYYIGVAIGSTAVGTLWEQFQWNGVISVTFLLIILFLLHPLYKGE
- a CDS encoding exo-beta-N-acetylmuramidase NamZ family protein gives rise to the protein MMTWSTFSVVFADHNGNPGKHKGHDKKKEQPFKLGVEVLLDEEKELIEGKKVGLITNPTGIDQDFNSIVDVLHEDDDVDLTALYGPEHGVRGSAQAGDYVEFYTDEKTGLPVYSLYGETRKPTPEMLEDIEVLLFDIQDVGTRFYTYIYTMAYAMEAAEENDIPFIVLDRPNPIGGEKVEGPVLDPEYKSFVGNYPIPLRHGMTVGELAKLFNKEFDIGADLTVVEMQGWERNMDYDDTGMSFVAPSPNMPTVETAFVYPGAALIEGTNVSEGRGTTKPFELIGAPFIDSTELAAELNDRNLPGVKFRAASFTPSFSKHAGELAHGVQLHIIDRKEFNPVETGLYLVKTIHDLYPENFAFRSENSAGISFFDYLIGNGWVREAIEKGTPVEEIQKEWKHELKDFKKVRRQYLLYK
- a CDS encoding MerR family transcriptional regulator; the encoded protein is MSSYKNKKVISIGTVNELTGLSLRQIRYYEERQLIYPERTKRGTRKYSFSDVEMLMQIADKREEGVQTYEIRKDLLGSNKGKVMERMLRGQLNAHFKLNK
- a CDS encoding YceI family protein, which gives rise to MTKLVLDQVHSSLNFQIKHMMVSKAKGEFQEFDVQFAGDINDLTSAQVTVSIPVTSINTRNEQRDGHLRSGDFFEAEKHPHLVFESKSIKKISDEEYEVTGDFTIKGVTNEETFTVEYNGTSKSPMDGSTIAGFDVTGKINREAYGMTYNAAIETGGMLLGKDVKFEGNFEFVVEQ
- a CDS encoding SLC13 family permease, producing the protein MNDQSTLKTFWQRLWDMHHQAKDLMKFMATGDSERSKPSNSKEQSVEEGNGGPSFDMRQKIGLLLGPLLFVLTLIFLEADGLSDSAVAILASTLWIATWWITEAVPIPATSLLPLILFPVTGGLEGGATASSYGDNTIFLFMGGFLIALAMQKWNLHKRMALFIIASVGTSTEQIVLGFMVATGSLSMWISNTATAMMMVPIGMAVIYQASEQLKKKGETVDHSDFHFGKAVMLGIAYSASIGGLATLIGTPPNTIFKGVVEQTYGIEVTFAGWMAFGVPLAVIFLAIAWFYLVKMAYPMRIKELPGGRKVIREERQSLGMMSSEEKIVMTVFSITALAWISRSFILVEINENINDTMIAMTAAVLLFLIPSKNKKGDFLLDWDTAKGLPWGILLLFGAGLAIATGFQETGLAEWIGKQLTILEGVNLILIVIIVAALVIFLTEITSNTATATMMFPIMASLASALSVHPYSLMIAAGVAASCAFMLPVATPPNAVVFGSGYLRIPDMAKAGFLLNVFAVILVTLAIYFYLPLVWDIDLTSFPERFNQ
- a CDS encoding AI-2E family transporter, whose product is MWIKHSFFKYITAAILILILYYFLEKLELLQPVKTITGTLFYPFLIAGFLFYILRPVVHWIAKVVPLPVAILAVYAAIGGILYGAFRLLAGTIQKQVSNISQLPDKLKQTAEEASKKIEENDMGVVSGVSIRQRLTEYFGNLTTKIGEHMTEVFSTIAGATTVLVIVPFVLFFLLKDGHKLIPFLKRALPSKHKPRGEKLLQDLDYMVSSYIVGQVTIAAVDGVLTYIGYVLIGLDYALLLGILVLFTCVIPFVGPVIGAIPAIVIALMQAPSMAIYVIIIFIVVQQLESNLVAPFVFGERLDIHPLTVILLLVVAAPLYGVVGMIVAVPTYSVLKVLAKHIYQFYRLYHPT
- a CDS encoding CHY zinc finger protein; translation: MNLHVKGTAVDPRSRCAHYNTEVDIIAIKFHCCQEYYACYYCHQDHADHPPTKWPQEKWNQQGILCGNCQHELTIEEYMEVRGCPECHHTFNERCSLHHPLYFNI
- a CDS encoding Fur-regulated basic protein FbpA: MKNHLRIAVESMKEHYIKKLIDSGMYHHSDKALHSLTLTELETLVERIHRP